The DNA window cagtagagctgtagtctcctcagcctccctgagtgtctctgatctggtgggactgtagagctgtagtctcctcagcctccctgagtgtctctgatctgatgggactgtAGAGCTGTAGTCTCCTCAGCCTCCCTGAGTGTAtctgatctgatgggactgtagagctgtagtctcctcagtctccctgagtgtctctgatctgatgggactgtagagctgtagtctcctcagtctccctgagtgtctctgatctgatgggactgtagagctgtagtctcctcagtctccctgagtgtctctgatctgatgggacagtagagctgtagtctcctcagcctccctgagtgtctctgatctggtgggactgtagagctgtagtctcctcagcctccctgagtgtctctgatctgatgggactgtAGAGCTGTAGTCTCCTCAGCCTCCCTGAGTGTAtctgatctgatgggactgtagagctgtagtctcctcagcctccctgagtgtctctgatctgatgggactgtagagctgtagtctcctcagcctccctgagtgtctctgatctgatgggactgtagagctgtagtctcctcagtctccctgagtgtctctgatctgatgggactgtagagctgtagtctcctcagcctccctgagtgtctctgatctgatgggactgtagagctgtagtctcctcagcctccctgagtgtctctgatctgatgggactATAGAGCTGTAGTCTCCTCAGCCTCCCTGAGTGTCTATGATCTGATGGGACTGTAGAGCTGTAGTCTCCCTGAGTgtctctgatctgatgggactgtagagctgtagtctcctcagcctccctgagtgtctctgatctgatgggacagtagagctgtagtctcctcagcctccctgagtgtctctgatctgatgggacagtAGAGCTGTAGTCTCCTCAGCCTTCCTGAGTgtctctgatctgatgggacagtagagctgtagtctcctcagtctccctgagtgtctctgatctgatgggactgtagagctgtagtctcctcagcctccctgagtgtctctgatctgatgggactgtagagaggagcagagcatgaatgatagtaatgatgatggtgatagtgatgatgatgaagagtgtTTGATCTTCTCTGCTCTAATGGACCAAAGCTCCCAGTGACTCCCTGAGGACTCTACGGCTGGAGCTGATCTGTCCTCTATGGGGAACTCTACTAggactgaccccatttagtctaCTGGTTGATTGTTTGGTCGCTAGGCTGTTGGTTGACTGAGATTTCTTTAGTGGAGCCGTTgcaaattgtttgttttttacacGGTGCACATGCCACCTGTCTGATTGGCTCCTGTCTCAGTAGACTAATCCATTGGGTGATAATGGCACCGTCCATCAAAGACATGCTACTGAAAATGTATATGTTTCTATTATCTAAGaataatggtgcaacactaatatagtattattttataacaaatacTCTTTCTCCTGCGTTGGTTTTGGTCGCTGTCCGCGGTTCTGAAACCTAATCTTCAGTGCGTTGTTGAATTGGCTCCTTTCCCTATATGTTGCTCTGTGCATAATAGCGAAGTTAACCAGcgtattggtgttgagaacaatgcgacGGAGGCAGCAGAgaagtgaggagacgaggaaacagcccttGGCTTCATTGTGAAagaaagtgaggagagaggaaacccgtacttaattaggtctataatcaacagcctaactgttaaacgttcctggctttataaatcatctatatacatctacagaaataagacagatcctgcttccGTTGCCTggttgagtgtttgtttaatagcctgcTGATTCCAAGCCTCGCGCACCTGCAACAAGTCAGATAAATCAATTTCACAAATTCTGATGTTTTTAAtatttgctatgctgtaataaagtcTACTATATTTTTCATTAGAAAAGACTCTGGTATTACTTagaatttatttagtgttgtttattCTGTTCCAAACGGGTAGAAAAatgatattgtaatctaacagcacctgttttgtcacacaataggCACGCAGCTCTAGATCCTATACCCTCCTTTTTATTTATCTCCTTACTGTTATTATTAAAGTTATTAAgatcattataataataagtcatgtcattatcattagttgAGTAGTAGCCTTGTATAACCAGCATTGAGCTGGAGACTTAAGAGTGCGTCCTGTTTATTCTTAGTACCGTAACTGACTTACTGGCCAATATTTCAATATATAGGCTGCTGTATCAATCCATCAATCATTCGTTCAGGTCATCACACAGACGAGTCATTCATGcgttgaaatgcaatcaagcgttttagttttaaaacaaaataaaaagggagccttgaataatttgcctaaacaataaataaaccacAATCCACGAATGCATGCAGCTGTTTATAGTCTGTGCTATTGTAGTGGTGATTCCCTATGAACAGGCCCTGGCACAGGAGAGAGCTGTGCATAACACGTCCACAAGAATCACCAACCCCAATACGCCCCTGCTGTACATAGTCAGACAGCCCCTGTTTCACACAGTCCACAATTTGAGTCTTttttcattatatatatatatgtcaattTGTTAAATGTTCTGCGGATATCTTCAGTAAACATTTTCTCAGAGCAGTTGTTCTGGGAGAGAACGTTGTTCTCCACGTCCTTTACAGTCCATCTTCATCTCACGCAGCCCATTCAGCAGGATGTTTATTCAATCATGACGCCACTCTGTCTTTTCACCAATGCTAAGATAATACAGAGCCCAATACTCTGTTCTAATGTCCAGAAATGAAGCGTCAACATATTGGATAGCATTTCCCTATGAAACACCTGGCTCCACTTCCTATTCCAcaacgctacaatttacaaaacagTGTTCAACTCGCATCGCGCAGCGCAAGAGTGAAGCGCACATACCAATGTCCTTTGGTGAGCAACGGCGCGGGAGATTTGGCTCCTGGATTCTTCTCGTTTCTCCGGGAAATGTTTGCCACGATCCTTGTTCGTTGTCATAGGCACAGCGCGAGTGATTCCATTAATCCGACATGCTGCAAGCAAAGATCCATCAGTCCAATTTCCAACGAGAGTTAAGTTCTTACTTTTGTAGTGGCCGTTCCCTATGATCAGCCACTGGCACAGGAGAGAGCTGTCCAGAACACGTCCACTAAAATCAACTTTCCAAACGTTACTCTTTTTGGGTGAAGTTCCCATTTATTGCGCATATCAAATATAAGTATCTCTAATACACTCTAATATAATTCCTGTAGAAAAGGTGCAGAGAGATGTGTTTTATCAGCTGTATCTGTGATACGGAAACAACTGGATGTCCTCTCTCCTGTACTAACCCGTCCTGGTCACCTGTTctagctatacacacacacacacacgtgaccaGTGACCCATGACCCCAACATATAGTCCCCTCTAGTGTACAAAACAGGTTAAAATAACCCTTGACAGacaacatacacacaacacataaACAGGCCAAAACGGCTCCTAcagctgtaataaaggctttatatatgttttctattttattcattAGAACAGACTCTCTGGTACACTTATCATGTATTTAGTGTTGCTTACACTGTTCCACATGGTCAGAAAACATGCTATTGTAATGTAACAGCACCTGTCTGTCATCCATCATACTCACACAGTGCTTTCTCCTGTACACTCCTTTACCTGGATCTCCTGTAGTTTCCACAACTcagtcaaatgtcttccacacatctgacttcccgTTTCGCTCCCGAGCAACCAGTAAACCTTCCCCCGTTTCCAGTTTATTTTTTACGTCCTCCGCGTCCTTTAAGTTGTGTTGCGGTGTtgggagtttgttataaccagtgtgttgatgtgattatgataggcTGTAGATCAGCCCCTATTGGGCACCTTCATGCGATGCGTACATGTGTCACATAAAGAGAGCGACGGTTGAGGGAacagggaatgtttttcctaaacaaaatGAGGGATTTCGGTAGCAACTTCTCAGTCCGAGAAACAAGTTAGAAACTAAACGGCTGTAATTGTGTGGCAGCTTCAGCGCGGACTGCGGCGATAAACGCTTGCTGTGCTGTGGTGCCTGttcgctgcagcagggaggagagagacaacgtGCGCCAGTCACAGGCAGTCGCTGTCATTTTTAACGCAGCGTAgccctcttgagtcatttgttTGTCTTCAGTATTTCATCAAacagtctatatatatatatatatatatacgttttGATAAAGAACAGACGTCTCTCGGTAGACCAGGATTTTGTTTTGTCAGGGGGCAGCCctactctacacactcacacactcaggatctggggatcacacacacacacacacacacacacacacacacacacacacacacacacacacacacacacacactgtatagctCCAGTAGACTCACATTATTGAGAGATCATCTTCCTCATGTtagtctctccgtctctctctcctgttgttCCTGACTGAACAGAGGatcctctctcacttcctctatTTATCTCTGACATCATCACTAGAGGACCGTCTTCATTTATCAGGGTTTTATTCATTGACCCACCTCACTGAAAACTACAGTCTTACACAACATCCATTAGTTAGAATAACACTACTGTACTGAACACAGTGTGTATCTTCAACACAGTAGATAGAACCAAGCCAACATCAGCTGGTGTAGAATAGATCCACACTCTCTGAGTCTCCtcatcatctctctgtctctgtggggaagctgtgacatcatcatcatcacactgtAGAGGTCTGATCTCTGTTTTATTCCAGTCTGGTTGAACAACTAACACATGATGATAGAGATCCCACTGGCAGACTGAATCTGGAGGACAGATGGAGCTGTtgatttactgtgtgtgtgtgtgtgtgtgtgtgtgtgtgtgtgtgtgtgtgtgtgtgtgtgtgtgttatccacGCTGCCCAGCTATGTGCTCCCCCTCTGTCCCCCACAGTAGAGCTGTAGTCTCCTCAGTCTCCCTGAGTgtctctgatctgatgggactgtagagctgtagtctcctcagcctccctgagtgtctctgatctgatgggactgtagagctgtagtctcctcagcctccctgagtgtctctgatctgatgggactgtagagctgtagtctcctcagtctccctgagtgtctctgatctgatgggacagtagagctgtagtctcctcagcctccctgagtgtctctgatctgatgggactgtagagctgtagtctcctcagcctccctgagtgtctctgatctgatgggactgtagagctgtagtctcctcagcctccctgagtgtctctgatctggtgggactgtagagctgtagtctcctcagcctccctgagtgtctctgatctgatgggactgtagagctgtagtctcctcagtctccctgagtgtctctgatctgatgggactgtagagctgtagtctcctcagcctccctgagtgtctctgatctgatgggactgtagagctgtagtctcctcagcctccctgagtgtctctgatctgatgggactgtagagctgtagtctcctcagcctccctgagtgtctctgatctgatgggactgtAGAGCTGTAGTCTCCTCAGTCTCCCTGAGTctctctgatctgatgggactgtagagctgtagtctcctcagtctccctgagtgtctctgatctgatgggactgtAGAGCTGTAGTCTCCTTAGTCTCCCTGAGTGTctctctgatctgatgggactgtagagctgtagtctcctcagtgtccctgagtgtctctgatctgatgggactgtagagctgtagtctcctcagcctccctgagtgtctctgatctgatgggactgtagagctgtagtctcctcagcctccctgagtgtctctgatctgatgggactgtAGAGCTGTAGTCTCCTCAGTCTCCCTGAGTGTTTCTGAATTGATGGGACTGTAGAGAGAAGCAGAGGAACagaacatgatgatgatgatgaggatagtgatgatggtgatgtgtTTTTGGTCTTCTCTGCTCTATTGGACCAAAGCTCCCAGTGACTCCCTGTGGACTCTGCTGCTGTAGCTGATCAGGCCTCTCAGGGTGTCTCTGATCAGTGTATAGTTCCTCTCAGGGGAACTATACACTCACCTGTCACCCTCAGGATCTGGGATCATACACACTGTATTGCTCCAGTAGACTCACATTATTGAGATCATCTTCCTCATGTtagtctctccgtctctctctcctgttgttCCTGACTGAACAGAGGatcctctctcacttcctctatTTATCTCTGACATCATCACTAGAGGACAGTCTCAGGCGCCACtgcagcctggggttcgatcccaggctgtgtcacaaccggccgtgaccgggagccctataggacagcgcacaattggcccagtgcaaGCTGACTTCCTGTGTCAGTCGAACagcgtttcctctgacacattggtgcggctgacatCCGGGGTAAGAAGTAGGCGTGTCATGTTTTCTGAGAGCGCGTGACTCAACCTTTGCCTCTTCCAAGCCCACTGTTGAGGGTCGGCCTGGTTAGTACTGGGACGGGAGAccacctgggaataccaggtgccgtaagctaaaaaatatatatttttaaactagTGTTACACAACCCAACATAAGCTGGTGTAGACTAGATACACACACTGTCTCCACATTAAAAGGTCAAatggggtgcttatatttgtgtagtgtgaaatggaaatgtattttttacaCTCCCCCTGAGCCAGAGCCGTTGACAGCTACCCGGGAGCAAGTAGGGTTAAGTGTCTTTACTGTaacttcctctgtctctgtgggGAAGGTGTGACTTCATCACACAGTAGGGTTCTGAGCTGGTTCTCTCTGTTTTATTACAGTCTGGTTAAATCCTTTTGTTTTCTGTTTAAATAACTAATAATAAATGATAACGGAGGTCTCACTGTCAGACTGAATCTGGAGAGCAGCCAGAAGAACGCACAGAGTTgatcattctctgtctctctcgctctcttccactctctttctctcaggtgTGCACGTTGTCCAGAATATGTATGGATGTGAGTGGGATGATGAGGCTGGAGTCACAGAGGGGTTTGATCAGTATGGATATGATGGAGAGGATTTCTTAGCATTTGACCTGAAGACAAAGACATGGATCGCCCCAAAGCCACAGGCAGTCATCACCAAACTCAAGTGGGACAGTAACATGGCTTGgaaagagcagaaaaaaaactACCTCACCCAGGAGTGCATTGAGTGGCTGAAGAAGTACGTGGACTATGGGAAGAGCACTCTGATGAGGACAGGTACGGAGACACATGACATGATGTAACTCTGTGATGTTGCAGGATATAATATCACAATGTATTGGATTTAAATCATATAAAATTGTACTTTTGAAGAACAAAATTATTATCTTAATCGTTTTTGTAATTGAATCGTTTTTTTGTCATTAACCTTGTGTCCACAATGCTCTCTGTTATTTTCTCTcccatgtctgtctctgtctgtctgtctgtctgtctgtctattcctCCTCTCTATTTCCTACACtacgttctctctttctcttccaccCTCTTCTTTTTAACTCCCTTGTTCTCTTTTTCTGCCACCCGCTGTGTCATTTTCTCTCTATCTCCGTGTGTCTGATTATTCCCTCTATTTATTCCCTCCCCAACCCTTCTCTCCAGTccccccctctgtgtctctgctcCAGAAGACCCCCTCCTCTCCAGTGACCTGCCACGCTACAGGTTTCTACCCCAGTGATGTCATGGTGTCCTGGCAGAAAGACGGACAAGATCACCATGAAGATGTAGAGTACGGAGAGACTCTCCCCAACGATGATGGAACCTTCCAGAAAAGCATCCGCCTGACAGTGACGCCTGAGGAGTGGAAGAACAGCAAGTATCAGTGTGTGGTTCAAGTCAAGGGTCTCAAGGAGGACTTCATCAAGGTTCTGACTGACTCGGGTAAGAGGGAGAGATTCAAATATACACTATACCCAACCCTCCTACTGAATGTGCCCAATATTCCTCTTTTCTAAGTTCACTCATCTGCTCAGTAACACTAGCTTTCTGACTGCATGTTCTCCTTGACCTCCTGACCTTTTATTGACATTGACAGAGATGCTGCTTACAGTTAATTTTTGACGAAAATGTACCATCTAGTACTATAGTCTGAATGCTCTGTCCTGATGATTACAGATGCCACCAACATTGTCCCCATCATTGGAGGGGTGGTAGCTCTCCTCCTGCTCATCGTTGCTGCTGTTGTTGGGGTCGTCATTTGGAAGAAGAAGAGCAAGAAAGGTGAGTGAGGAGAGGAAGGccatttttattataatttttattttCCTATGTAGGCTACACTGTCACCTCAGGTATTATCAGCAGTGTTTTAGTTAGTTTAGAAGTAGTTTACAATCAGGTGTTGTAGTTAGTGATGGTAGAGGAATATTGGATTTATTCTGATTCATGTAAATAAAGAGTAATGTTGTATGTGATGTCTGCAGGTAGGATATGCAGTAGGAATACAGGATTCAGAATACTCTCAAACTGATGTTCTCTTGTAATATTCCAGCAAACCAAGCTATCCGAGTCAATAACAACATGTTTATCTCTGTGTTTCAGGCTTTGTTCCGACCAGCAGTAAGTGTTTACCTTCATGTTGTTCTCTATTCTGGAAAGATCACTGATTTGTGTTGTGTTGGGCTGAATGATATCCATTTTAGAGTGAGGCTGTGTCTCTTTTCATTGTAGATTCTGGTGCTGGTTCAAACTTAGATGTTAATTGATGTAGTTACCTAGTTAATATGGAAGGCTGTATTTACTGTGAACCATGAATTAGGAACTTGTGAATTAACCTGAACTCATGGATTATCTTTCAATCAGTATTTTTTTCTAATATTGGGGTTTAATTTCTGTTTTAGCTTCCGACACTGACTCTGACAACTCTGGGAGAGCTGCCCAGATGACTTGAGAGACCTCTGCTCTTCTGTAACATCAGAGTAAGTCACTGAAGGTGTCCTCATATTAATGAGCAAACTGATACAACCATTACCACACTAGTACACAGTCTGACTGTCTGtactgtgtttatgtgtgtgtaaccTCTCTTCTTATGTGTTTTAGGAAGGAGCTGAAGAGGAACTTCTCAAGACCATAACACACGtatacttgcacacacacacacacacacacacacacacaacacaggaggttggtgccaCCTTAATTGGGTAGAGCGGGTTTGTGGTAATTGCTAGAGCGGAATGGTACCAAATACATCAACATGGTTTGAtctactccgttccagccattattatgatctgtcctcccctcagcagcctcctgtgacacacacactgtaaacacaGATCCATACATCAACAAAAAAATCTGCTGTCAAAAATATTATTTGGTGATTttcattttaacagttttactTTCATTTAATCTATGGTTTGGCTTTTTAAAGTGTTGTAATGTGTTTTGAATTGTTAGATGTTATATTGCTACTGTGTGAGGTTTATCTCGTTCTTACAGATATACTAGAATCAATGGAAAGGATTAGATTGTTGTGAGATGTTAAATTAAGATTTTAACTTAGATTATTCTACAAATAAAACATACATTTGCGTGATTTTCTCTTAACTGAAGCCATCAAAACAACCACATTTAAAAGATATTGCTGTAAACCGGAAAAACAACATTATTTTGTGTAGTGTAGCTGCACATGTGTAGGTTTTAGTGGGATAACAGAGTGATTGTGTGACATGTTCAAACTTTGCTCACTGTCTTGTTTAACTGTATGGCCATAAACCAGACAAGGCCCATCATTCACATGTTCCATTTGTAAATATTTCTCTTTTAATGAAAGTGGCTTTATTGCTCTAGTTTGATACATTTGATTTCTGATATTTTTTGGGGTAGTAGGTTGTGTATAAATAAGTTGGTGATGGGGCAAGTTGAACAATTATTTTATTGCAACTGTTTGTGCTTTGTATGTTATGGATGCTCTATACAGCAATGATCTACCAAATCTAATAGTCCAGAAAACAGCATAGTAAAAGTGATCCATTTAAAAGATACATAATGAAGCAGCGAAACAACAAATTGGAGACCAAATTCATGAGTTCTGTCATAATGTTTTTACACTTTTCAATAAAGTACAAAATTTGAATCAAAGTGTCGTACTGGGCCTTATAATGTTTGCAGTAAGATATTGTGTTTTAAACCGCGAAGGATTTGAAGTGAAACAATATCATTTTGTATATGGGTTTAAGAAGaagtaatatatattttgatgatCTGTATGAAAGatgatggggtggcaggtaggctagtgtgAGTGTTGGGCAAGTAGCCGACtgtaaaaatctgtctgtgcccttgagcaagacaagGGCATAGACATTATTGCTTATTGCTTCTGTAAAATGCTCTGGGTAAcagactaaaatgtcaaatataaatgTTTGAATAAAATACTTCTTAAAAAAGGGGGATAATCTCTACACAGTTTATTTTGTCCTGAACATTATCATATGATACAGATTAGGATAAATCACAGCTGGTTTTCATTCTCCATTAtcttctaatcagggactgattcagacctggaAAACCAGGTAAGTGACCTCTGGCCAATGAATCAGTGATATGTATTGATCAATAAACAGCCAGACAGAAAAGCTGAAGCAGCACATCTGCCTTCTAGGGCTGAAATGAATAGTGCTATAAAAACCTGTTGTACAGAATCCTGCCTGGCAACATGATAATCAGCGTTGGGTTCATTTTAAAACGGGCTACTGTTGAAATGTGAGACTTATGGAATGGTGTTGCTATAAGGGACGCAATTCTCTATAACACTGGGACCTATACTACACTCCCCATGTACCTACTGAATAACACACTGGGACCTATACTACACTCCCCATGtaactactgtataacacacTGGGACCTATACTACACTCCCCATGTACCTACTGAATAACACACTGGGACCTATACTACACTCCCCATGtaactactgtataacacactgggacctatactacactccccatgtaactactgtataacacactgggacctatactacactccccatgtaactactgaataacacactgggacctatactatactccccatgtaactactgtataacacacTGGGACCTATACTACACTCCCCATGTACCTACTGAATAACACACTGGGACCTATACTACACTCCCCATGtaactactgtataacacactgggacctatactacactccccatgtaactactgtataacacactgggacctatactacactccccatgtaactactgaataacacactgggacctatactatactccccatgtaactactctataacacactgggacctatactacactccccatgtaactactgaataacacactgggacctatactatactccccatgtaactactgtataacacactgggacctatactatactccccatgtaactactgaataacacactgggacctatactacactccccatgtaactactgtataacacactgggacctatactacactccccatgtaactactgaataacacactgggacctatactatactccccatgtaactactgtataacacactgggacctatactacactccccatgtaactactgtataacacactgggacctatactacactccccatgtaactactgtataacacactgggacctatactacactccccatgtaactactgaataacacactgggacctatactacactccccatgtaactactgtataacacactgggacctatactacactccccatgtaactactgtataacacactgggacctatactacactccccatgtaactactgtataacacactgggacctatactacactccccatgtaactactgaataacacactgggacctatactacactccccatgtaactactgtataacacactgggacctatactacactccccatgtaactactgaataacacactgggacctatactacactccccatgtaactactgtataacacactgggacctatactacactccccatgtaactactgtataacacactgggacctatactacactccccatgtaactactgtataacacactgggacctatactacactcccatgtaactactgtataacacactgggacctatactacactccccatgtaactactgtataacactgggacctatactacactccccatgtaactactgtataacacactgggacctatactacactccccatgtaactactgtataacacacTGGGACCTATACTACACTCCTCATGTAACTACTGAATAACACACTGGGACCTATACTACACTCCCCATGTAACTACTGAATAACACACTGGGACCTATACTACACTCCCCATGTACCTACTGAATAACACACTGGGACCTATACTACACTCCCCATGTAATTACTGTATAACACACTGGGACCTATACTACACTCCCCATGTAACTACTGAATAACACACTGGGACCTATACTACACTCCCCATGTAACTACTGAATAACACACTGGGACCTATACTATACTCCCCATGTAACTACTCTATAACACACTGGGACCTATACTACACTCCCCATGTAACTACTGAATAACACACTGGGACCTATACTATACTCCCCATGtaactactgtataacacactgggacctatactatactccccatgtaactactgaataacacactgggacctatactacactccccatgtaactactgaataacacactgggacctatactacactccccatgtaactactgaataacacactgggacctatactacactccccatgtaactactgtataacacactgggacctatactacactccccatgtaactactgaataacacactgggacctatactacactccccatgtaactactgtataacacactgggacctatactacactccccatgtaactactgtataacacactgggacctatactacactccccatgtaactactgtataacacacTGGGACCTATACTACACTCCCCATGTAACTACTGAATAACACACTGGGACCAACACTACACTCCCCATGtaactactgtataacacactgggacctatactacactccccatgtaactactgtataacacactgggacctatactacactccccatgtaactactgtataacacactgggacctatactacactccccatgtaactactgtataacacactgggacctatactacactccccatgtaactactgaataacacactgggacctatactacactccccatgtaactactatataacacactgggacctatactacactccccatgtaactactgtataacacactgggacctatactacactccccatgtaactactgtataacacactgggacctatactacactccccatgtaactactgtataacacactgggacctatactacactccccatgtaactactgtataacacactgggacctatactacactccccatgtaactactgtataacacactgggacctatactacactccccatgtaactactgtataacacactgggacctatactacactccccatgtaactact is part of the Salmo trutta chromosome 34, fSalTru1.1, whole genome shotgun sequence genome and encodes:
- the LOC115173546 gene encoding BOLA class I histocompatibility antigen, alpha chain BL3-7, with amino-acid sequence MKGFILLVLGISLLHTASAAIHTLKNFYTAASGDISFPEFIIVGLVDNTPYLYFDSNTKTAVPKTEWMKKSVGADYWDSMTQIGIGAHQTFKANIQVAKDRFNESKSTGVHVVQNMYGCEWDDEAGVTEGFDQYGYDGEDFLAFDLKTKTWIAPKPQAVITKLKWDSNMAWKEQKKNYLTQECIEWLKKYVDYGKSTLMRTVPPSVSLLQKTPSSPVTCHATGFYPSDVMVSWQKDGQDHHEDVEYGETLPNDDGTFQKSIRLTVTPEEWKNSKYQCVVQVKGLKEDFIKVLTDSDATNIVPIIGGVVALLLLIVAAVVGVVIWKKKSKKGFVPTSTSDTDSDNSGRAAQMT